The segment TTTAGAAACTTGAACTTATTTAAGGAAGTTAAAAACATATAGTAACGTTTAATGCAGTCATTTAAGGATGGCTAGGcgaataagaaaaactaacatgaTGTAAATACACTTAAATGGAGGTAATAAAAGAATTTTGCATTTTATCTCTTCAATTATCCGAAATTTACTTAATTAACTACTTTACAAATACTAAGAAGTTAATGGAGGCAAGTACGCACCCATATGGACACACCTTccttagggcatctccatctatactctatttttttctctaaaatagagtaaaagtgaatatggagtaagaaATGCTCCAATccaactccatatctcactccataatgaaatttactccataaatggagtaatctcttttttgtttgttcatcacttcataatggagtgggaaatggagtagagttggagcaattttactctattttcacttttactttattttgaaggaaaaaatggagttttacattggagatgctcttactggatcatcccctgtaattgtatatacatatattcctATATATACATGCAGTTTAGTCAAAGAATGGTGTTACGTGTATTACCATACTCTTGATAATTGCATGATAACACTACTAAAGAGACTGATTTAGCTTCAATTGGTCTTTTacactacaattttttttttttgctaagaatgtaAATGTCATTACTAGAATGAATGTTTGGTTACAATGATATTGAACCAGAATCTACTGTTAAGCCATTCTGTTCTTAAAGGCtgcaaaaaagtttaaaaagaaCCTCTaagaaactaaaaattaaatccAAGCAAACCACCAAAGGTGAGCATTGAAGATAATAATGGTACTAGAACAAGAGACAACATTTTATTTCCCAAACAAACCACTTCTCAATCGCCAGGAGGAATCGAGAGAATAGCCAATAGAGGGTAGATTGGTCGGACACTCACCTGAAGGTGGCTCAAAGTGGCTTCAACGGAGGCGGCTGGCAACGGCTCCGGGGCACCACAAGAGGAGGACGCCGAGCAAACAAACCCATAGCTAACGCGGTCATGGACAAAAGTTCAAACCCGACAAAACACCGCTGAAGATGAAGAGCAAAAACACTGGTCAAGCGTAGGCGGTACAAAACGCCCTCACCGGCCACGCGACCTAAAGGATGCGGCTGAGACATCAAGAGTAGGAACAGAAGCTACAACCGGAGGTATGCAAGGAGGGAAAAGAGACACAGAGAGAGTTGGAGACTCTCCATCAGCAGGCTGAACAAAAGGAGAGCAAGAGCTCGACCTCCAAGCGAGAACACCACCACGGCAGGTCGTCCTCAAAACCCTAGGCGACGGTATCATCAAGCGAGGAAGGTAACCACTAACTTTCGCTGTAACAAGCCATGGTAGTTGTCTGATGGACTAAGGGAAAGAAGTCCTCAGTGGTGAGCCTCAACACCACCTTTCACTCAAAGAGAGAGGAGAAGCTCTAGGATACCTTGAGACAGGCCATAGAAGAGAGCGACTGGAGCGAGACCAATGAGCAGGACCGGCGACAGCAGCGACGCATCACACAGATCCGGCGGTCTCGGATCTCAGATCTACCAGATCCGAGCGCAATCGATCCAACCAGAGCTGTTTCGAGGTCTCTGAGAGATCCTAAGGTCGTCACACCTCGCCAGTGCTCCAGAGAAACCTAGGACTCCTTTGGTTTCGGCTAGATCTGGAGGAGAAATCCAGAGACACCAAGCAAAGAGGTTGAGACGAACTGAGAACCAAAACAGGGAGAGGCGATAACCGGAAACGAGATGCCGACGGTGGCGGAGAAGACCCACACGGCAAACTTGCCGACGATCTCCTCCACCGGAACAGAGATTTGATGTTGGCGGCGCTAGGGTTAGAAAAGAATTTGGGGGAGAGACTCTAGAGAGAAAAgcccttttctctctctctctttttacactacaatttttttgtaacttgtcTTCTACACTATAATTAGTTAAGCCTTACCTTATTATGATCTTTTGAGAAaagtaagatttgtttttgtgggggggggggggggggggggtgccAATTACACTTATATGTCTTCAAACTGATCGAACTTTAGAGCATTAGTTAAGTTTTCCCTcgctaaaataaattataagaaaataaagaagGATAAAGTGAAAAGAGaaatgaatttatttttaagaaattcaAACTCATCAAATTGTGTTTTATACATGTCATTTTTCAATAATCAATATACTtagtgataaaaaaattaaataaaaaaaatctagtgGATCTCGTACTAGTACTGATGCTCTTAGCTATTGCTATACTTTACTTTGGAATTGTGAAAGTTAATAAGTTATTTCTTGTTACTATTTTGACCTAACAAAACATACAAAATCTGGCAATTTAACATCTATCTAAACCCACATTAAACTCATATCAAAACAAAATCCCCTAGTTGATACAACAATTCATCAAATCATAagcatatttaaaattaaacagagTCAAAGCAATGAAACATGAACTCCCTACTACCTTTTCCGAAGCCTCCACTAAACTTTCATTTCTTTCTCACACACCACTATGAAAATGAAACCCATAAAATACTGAAAAATCAAAAGATACCTTTAACAATGtaaaaaagatatcaaaagaaaattttaaattaaagttAAAAACTCTTCATAATCTCATCTCATGGGGCTCCATTGTTGCCATAAGTGTTAACAAGCGCAAGAGCATTACTAGTAAACCTTTTCAGTTTGTTCACACGATCATAAACGGTCGTCTTGATCTCTCCTGCTTCATCCATTTCTTCATATTCGTCCGTACACGTATCCTCATACGTCAATGCTGCACTCATCCACGTCTGCACGTCATTCACCTGTGAACTAAACGTCTCCCCCGATGAAGGAGCCGCCGCAACGCGGCTCATGTTGCGTAGTGTTCGGAGAGAGTCTCTAATGGAACCAACTGCCTCATCTAAGTATGAAACACAGTCTTGGACTTCGGCGGCGGAGCGTGAGAGCTTGGAGAGAAAAGCCAGCGTGGATTTTGCTTTTGAGAGGGACACTCCGGTTGCGATCTTTGCTAGCCTCGCGGGACTGTCTTGAACGACGGAGGCGTAGCCGGCGAGAGAGTTGTAGCAGAGGTCTTGATAGAGAGTAGCGTTGCAGCTTGTTCGGATGAAATCTAGATCGTTGGTTGTGGCGTTTAGTCGTGGAGGGGAATGAGCGGCTGAAATTGATCGGGAAATGAAGAGAAAGGTGGTGAAGAGAAGAAACGTCGCCGTATGGCTCTGGCTAACCATTTTCACTGTTTGTTTTTGTTGGGGTTTCTTGCTCCGGTAAAGATTTTAGTTGAGTGGTGGCTGTTTATGTAGGCCTAAGGGATATGGTTTGATTTAACATTTTATGTAGGCCTAAGGGATATGGTTTGATTTTAACAGTagagtaattttattaatttatttatagtgatattaatttacaaaagttttattatttagatttcttattttaagatatatttatttaaagattaaaaaatatatttgattttaatgtataaactttaattgttattttttgaaatttgacatgtatatgaattttattatattatttggtgtatataatatatattgtatagaatttaaatgtgattttaaatataatattactaaatctcatcaaaaatatattaattgttaagaaaatataaatataatttcattgtgagtacaaaacaaataatataataataggttcttagttatatcaaatatgtatacatataaattattaatttataattttaatgagacTATATGTTTACATAAAATTTTctgaaaaacttttattttattattttattgatttgtgtcaaattttgaaccggCTCAAGTTGAGACcggtaaaatttattaatttatagagattattaatttatcgagtattaatttatagatgttaTATTGTATTAACCTTCTTTGTTTTATGTATTCACTAGATTGCCACCAGTAGCATATCTATAAACTAAAAATGGAAACGCATTAAACTAATAGGGAATGAGATCGGGCAGTACCCAGTTGCAACTTGCAAGTAATACGTGCAAGTAATCTATACTATAATAAAAGTTCTTTAACTAGAGCTCTCAGCCTATCCACCTCAGCAAAAAATTCACAACCTATCAAATTGACATGTCAtcacaaataacaaaaaaaaaatcatttttttattttgctatCTCTCTTTTCGTTTTCTTCCTCAAATCAATTTTTCTCATTAATATTCATCTTCTCAACTTCTTCCCTGTAAATCCTCCGTAGCTGTTTCTCCCACATTTACTTCCATTGGTTAATTTACCAAGCTTTATGACACTTTTAGATTTtctgatttattaataattgatttatatataagATTGAACGATGGCCAAATTAGATCCTCACTTTCTCTCGCTATTAGATTTCTGGATTATGATCTTATTGGTTTCAACCCCCCAAAATCAATGCGTGGAGGGATTCAGATTTGTTATCCTCATGTAATTTTATGtaagttttcttatattgtatctTTTCGCATGAACATTGTAATTGAGTTGTTTGTGCGTATGTCTTTTTTGTAGATTGTGGATCACTGGATCAACATAGGTTTGCAAGGGAAAAAATCTGGGTAATCGATGACAATCTACCTACACGAGTTCATAAAATCATCATTAGTTGATCTTCATCACTATTTGTTCCACACGATCTCTCTTAAGCGATCCACTTCCTTGCTAAATATATTTGTCAACTACAGATTTCTTCATGCCTGCATCAAAATCAGTTAATCTTTTTACCTCATATCATTTCTGCAAtctctttttagtttgaaatatcAGTAGGGCTTCGCTTTGCTTTGCTGTTCATCTTACAAAGCTAACAACAAACATAGATTGAGAAGGCTTCTGTCTATAGACTGACTCAGTGCAATCTTTGAAGATTTAAGCTGAGAGATGACATATAATTTCCAGATAAACGGTAAGGGACCCTCTCTTCTTTTAGATCCAGTTTctgttgttttcttttcttattgaAACAAGCCAGTTACACATGCATACCTGAACGTCGAGATCATTATATTATAAACCTACGATTTTTAATGACCCCTCTCACTGTTTATTATGTagatgaaccaaaaaaaaaatcatttgcatG is part of the Brassica rapa cultivar Chiifu-401-42 chromosome A09, CAAS_Brap_v3.01, whole genome shotgun sequence genome and harbors:
- the LOC103839470 gene encoding pectinesterase inhibitor 10 codes for the protein MVSQSHTATFLLFTTFLFISRSISAAHSPPRLNATTNDLDFIRTSCNATLYQDLCYNSLAGYASVVQDSPARLAKIATGVSLSKAKSTLAFLSKLSRSAAEVQDCVSYLDEAVGSIRDSLRTLRNMSRVAAAPSSGETFSSQVNDVQTWMSAALTYEDTCTDEYEEMDEAGEIKTTVYDRVNKLKRFTSNALALVNTYGNNGAP